Proteins from a genomic interval of Polaribacter sejongensis:
- the mazG gene encoding nucleoside triphosphate pyrophosphohydrolase — MNSRKEQLAAFNRLLDIMDDLREKCPWDKKQTLESLRHLTIEETYELADAILDNDLQEIKKELGDVLLHIVFYAKIGSEKKAFDIADVANAICDKLIHRHPHIYGDVVAETEEEVKRNWEQLKLKEGNKSVLEGVPKSLPAVVKASRIQEKVKGVGFDWEKPEQVWEKVQEELTELNEEVKAGNQENTEKEFGDVLFSMINYARFIGVNPENALEKTNKKFINRFQFLEQEAKKEGKDLADMSLTEMDVYWEKSKEFFR; from the coding sequence TTGAATAGCAGAAAAGAACAATTAGCCGCTTTTAATAGATTGTTAGACATTATGGATGATCTTCGCGAGAAGTGTCCGTGGGATAAAAAACAAACTTTAGAAAGTTTACGTCATCTTACTATTGAAGAAACGTATGAATTGGCCGATGCTATTCTAGATAATGACTTACAAGAAATTAAAAAAGAATTAGGCGATGTGCTTCTGCACATCGTCTTTTATGCTAAAATTGGAAGTGAAAAAAAGGCTTTTGATATTGCCGATGTAGCTAATGCTATATGCGACAAATTAATACACAGACACCCTCATATTTACGGAGATGTTGTTGCCGAAACGGAAGAAGAAGTAAAACGTAATTGGGAACAATTAAAATTAAAAGAAGGAAACAAATCTGTTCTAGAAGGTGTTCCTAAAAGTTTACCTGCCGTTGTAAAAGCAAGTAGAATTCAAGAAAAAGTAAAAGGTGTTGGTTTCGATTGGGAAAAACCCGAACAAGTTTGGGAAAAAGTACAAGAAGAACTAACAGAACTAAACGAAGAAGTAAAAGCAGGAAACCAAGAAAATACCGAAAAGGAATTTGGTGATGTCTTATTTTCTATGATTAACTACGCTCGTTTTATTGGTGTAAACCCAGAAAATGCTTTAGAAAAAACCAACAAAAAATTTATCAATCGTTTTCAGTTTTTAGAGCAAGAAGCTAAAAAAGAAGGCAAAGATCTTGCTGATATGTCTTTAACTGAAATGGATGTGTATTGGGAAAAATCAAAGGAGTTTTTTAGGTAA
- a CDS encoding glycosyltransferase, with protein MSLNFSLIIPVYNRPNEIEELLESLTKQDFSSDFEILIIEDGSTEKSEMIVEKYKSQLHLKYFFKENSGAGASRNFGMQKASGNYFIILDSDVIVPAQYLSEVKKALETNYTDAFGGPDAAHKSFTSLQKAINYSMTSVLTTGGIRGKKQAVGKFQPRSFNLGLSKKAFEQTHGFSKMKNGEDIDLTFRLWENGCETQLIEKAFVYHKRRSTIQQFFKQTFGFGTARPILNKKYPETAKPTYWFPSLFIIGIDASIILAIFGYNQLLYFYGFYFLLIFLDSLVQNKNLYVAFLSMFTSLTQFLGYGLGFLESKFYPNKNK; from the coding sequence TTGAGTCTCAATTTTTCCTTAATAATTCCAGTTTACAATCGTCCTAATGAAATAGAGGAGTTGTTAGAAAGTCTTACAAAACAAGATTTTTCTAGTGATTTTGAAATTTTAATTATAGAAGATGGTTCTACGGAAAAAAGTGAAATGATTGTTGAGAAATATAAGTCTCAGCTTCATTTAAAATACTTTTTTAAAGAAAACAGTGGAGCAGGGGCTAGCCGTAATTTTGGAATGCAAAAAGCTTCAGGAAATTATTTTATCATTTTAGATTCTGATGTTATTGTACCAGCACAGTATTTATCCGAAGTAAAAAAAGCGTTAGAAACAAATTATACAGATGCTTTTGGAGGACCAGATGCAGCACATAAAAGTTTTACATCGTTACAAAAAGCGATTAACTACTCCATGACTTCTGTGTTGACTACTGGCGGAATTAGAGGGAAAAAACAAGCTGTTGGTAAGTTTCAACCAAGAAGCTTTAATCTTGGTTTGTCTAAGAAAGCATTTGAACAAACACATGGTTTTTCTAAAATGAAAAACGGAGAAGACATCGATTTAACTTTTCGACTTTGGGAAAACGGTTGTGAAACACAGTTGATAGAAAAAGCATTTGTCTACCATAAAAGAAGAAGTACAATTCAGCAATTTTTTAAACAGACTTTTGGTTTCGGAACTGCAAGACCAATTCTGAATAAAAAATATCCAGAAACAGCAAAACCGACCTATTGGTTTCCTTCTTTGTTTATTATTGGAATTGATGCAAGTATTATTTTAGCAATCTTTGGCTACAATCAATTGCTCTATTTTTACGGATTTTATTTTTTGCTAATATTCCTTGATTCTTTAGTGCAGAATAAGAACTTGTATGTGGCGTTTTTAAGTATGTTTACTTCTTTAACCCAGTTTTTAGGATATGGATTAGGGTTTTTAGAATCGAAATTTTATCCGAATAAAAATAAATAA
- a CDS encoding LysE family translocator — MGIENFIAFMLSALFFVITPGIDTVFVLNKSIGQGRKSGIHAALGINAGVLTHTFLGALGLSVLISKSELAFDVIKYVGFLYLVYVGFLKLKNRKKIMDFGDENKPRKKGKSDFWSGFLTNTLNPKVALFFLAFFPQFINPLEIENPVPFLLLGFTFALIGTVWYLGLSFFASLFSQKLQSNPSFNVWLNKISGFIFILMAFSIILS; from the coding sequence ATGGGAATAGAAAATTTTATAGCTTTTATGTTGAGTGCATTGTTTTTTGTAATCACTCCAGGCATCGATACCGTTTTTGTTTTAAATAAATCTATTGGTCAGGGAAGAAAATCTGGAATACATGCTGCTTTGGGTATTAATGCAGGAGTATTAACACATACCTTTTTAGGTGCTTTGGGATTATCTGTGTTGATTTCTAAATCGGAATTGGCTTTTGATGTGATAAAATATGTTGGTTTTCTGTACTTGGTGTATGTTGGTTTTTTAAAGCTTAAAAACCGTAAAAAAATAATGGATTTTGGTGATGAGAATAAGCCTCGAAAAAAAGGGAAAAGCGATTTTTGGTCAGGATTTCTAACCAATACGTTAAACCCGAAAGTTGCATTATTCTTTTTAGCCTTCTTTCCACAGTTTATCAACCCTCTGGAAATAGAAAATCCAGTGCCTTTTCTTTTATTAGGTTTTACATTTGCGCTTATTGGTACAGTTTGGTATTTAGGATTGTCTTTTTTTGCGAGTCTTTTTTCTCAAAAGCTACAGAGTAATCCTAGTTTTAATGTCTGGCTAAATAAAATTAGTGGGTTTATTTTTATTTTGATGGCATTTTCGATTATACTAAGCTAA
- a CDS encoding LysR substrate-binding domain-containing protein: MTTQQIKYFLTLASELHFWKTAEKVYISQSSLSRQIQALESEMGIQLFERDKRNVKLTDAGTFLRDHWSTMIKELDQVHRQAKKIDEGTLGFVSISYPGSIAFKFLPNFLEVISSNLPDLKLELIEPTDESHETLLLNYDTDIAFSRDKINHINIDSLKLNSEPICVVVPENHWLTEASLNNINELKNEKFIIAGLHQTTFFASLLRTFFEKNNFEPKTIIESDFGGMILNLVSRGLGISILPYSYQFSKYKNIRFIELNEEIDLFINWRKNDPNKTINKIIEFSKLVK; the protein is encoded by the coding sequence ATGACAACTCAACAAATAAAATATTTTCTAACCCTTGCTAGCGAACTCCATTTTTGGAAAACAGCAGAAAAGGTCTATATTTCTCAATCTTCTTTAAGTAGACAAATTCAGGCACTTGAAAGTGAAATGGGTATTCAACTATTTGAAAGAGATAAAAGAAACGTAAAGTTAACAGATGCAGGTACTTTTTTAAGAGATCATTGGTCTACAATGATAAAAGAACTGGACCAAGTACACCGACAAGCAAAAAAGATTGATGAAGGTACTTTAGGTTTTGTTTCTATCAGTTATCCTGGTTCTATTGCCTTTAAATTTCTTCCTAATTTTTTAGAAGTTATCAGTTCTAATCTACCAGATTTAAAATTAGAATTGATTGAGCCCACAGACGAGAGTCACGAAACATTATTACTAAATTACGACACTGATATTGCTTTTAGTAGAGATAAAATAAATCATATAAACATAGATTCCTTAAAACTAAATTCTGAACCAATTTGTGTTGTAGTTCCCGAAAATCATTGGTTAACCGAAGCTTCATTAAACAACATTAACGAGTTAAAAAACGAAAAATTTATTATTGCAGGCTTGCATCAGACCACTTTTTTCGCTTCCCTTTTAAGAACCTTTTTTGAGAAAAATAATTTTGAACCCAAAACTATCATAGAATCAGATTTTGGTGGCATGATTTTAAACCTTGTTTCTAGAGGACTTGGCATTTCTATTCTGCCGTATTCATATCAATTTTCTAAATACAAAAACATACGATTTATTGAACTAAATGAAGAAATAGACTTGTTTATCAATTGGAGAAAGAACGACCCAAATAAAACCATTAATAAGATTATAGAGTTTAGTAAATTGGTGAAATAA
- a CDS encoding tetratricopeptide repeat protein has protein sequence MKKLLSLIFLLVLFTSCTSRKNSEEFISTTQGRYLFNDNEVIEIYFKEQKLYAKWRGRTDLELLKVNDTAFYMKELNEKILFVSRPQMHIQLAEKREHKGIKYDFRKLKNGEKTPHEYFEAQQFDKALDAFKMIQQKDSLNPIISQGTLNRLGYKYIKKEDFDSALEIFKINAILYPNKSNVFDSMAEAYFLKKDTVNAIINFKKALAINPENRNSERFLKKITKK, from the coding sequence ATGAAAAAACTTCTATCTTTAATATTTTTACTTGTTTTATTTACAAGCTGTACCTCACGAAAAAACTCAGAAGAATTTATTTCAACTACACAAGGACGTTATTTATTTAATGACAATGAAGTCATAGAAATCTATTTTAAAGAACAAAAATTGTACGCAAAATGGCGTGGAAGAACTGATCTTGAATTGCTAAAAGTTAATGATACTGCTTTTTACATGAAAGAGTTAAATGAAAAAATACTTTTTGTGAGTCGCCCACAAATGCATATTCAATTAGCAGAAAAAAGAGAACATAAAGGAATAAAATACGACTTCCGAAAATTAAAGAATGGAGAAAAAACGCCTCATGAATATTTTGAAGCTCAACAATTTGATAAAGCGTTGGATGCTTTTAAAATGATTCAACAAAAAGATTCATTAAACCCAATTATAAGTCAAGGAACCTTAAATAGATTAGGTTATAAGTATATTAAAAAAGAAGATTTTGATTCAGCTTTAGAGATTTTTAAAATAAACGCTATCTTATACCCAAATAAATCAAACGTTTTTGATAGCATGGCAGAAGCTTATTTTTTGAAAAAAGATACTGTCAATGCAATTATCAACTTTAAAAAAGCGTTAGCTATTAACCCAGAAAACAGAAATTCTGAACGTTTTTTAAAGAAAATAACAAAGAAATAA
- a CDS encoding YfiT family bacillithiol transferase, with protein sequence MTLEELKYPIGKTNIPKNITNKNIEDWISILERFPQELEFLTKDLSDKQLDTPYREGGWTIRQVIHHCYDSHHNSYTRFKWALTEDKPVIKAYYEERWAELEDSKSDPVFLSIDALKALHSKWVYFLRKLTDTQLNKTFIHPSGNVEVSLKENICIYAWHSKHHFAHIEELMIREGWK encoded by the coding sequence ATGACACTAGAAGAACTAAAATATCCGATAGGAAAAACAAATATTCCTAAAAACATCACAAATAAAAATATTGAAGATTGGATTTCTATTTTGGAAAGATTTCCTCAAGAACTAGAATTCCTAACCAAAGACCTATCTGACAAACAATTAGACACACCTTACCGTGAGGGCGGTTGGACAATTAGACAAGTAATACATCATTGTTATGACAGTCATCATAATTCATATACGCGTTTTAAATGGGCTTTAACAGAAGACAAACCTGTTATTAAAGCCTATTATGAAGAACGTTGGGCAGAATTAGAAGATTCTAAATCTGACCCTGTATTTTTATCAATTGATGCTTTAAAAGCATTACATTCTAAATGGGTGTATTTCTTACGTAAATTGACGGATACACAGTTAAACAAAACATTTATTCATCCTTCAGGAAATGTAGAAGTTAGTTTAAAAGAAAACATTTGTATATATGCTTGGCACAGTAAACACCATTTTGCACACATAGAAGAATTGATGATTCGTGAAGGCTGGAAATAA
- a CDS encoding DUF962 domain-containing protein — translation MKTAKEYFDEYAVSHQNETNQAIHYICVPLIFFSVIGLLMSIPTTFLENTLNLSNPLIENWAVIVGLVISIFYLRLGFWYFIEMSLIIFIAIAANFWLGNQVNLLFASLIIFVLAWIGQFYGHKVEGAKPSFLKDLEFLLIGPLWVIQKLGKKK, via the coding sequence ATGAAAACAGCTAAAGAATATTTTGATGAGTATGCAGTTAGTCATCAAAACGAAACAAACCAAGCGATACATTATATTTGTGTTCCTTTAATTTTTTTTAGTGTTATTGGTTTACTCATGAGTATACCAACCACATTTTTAGAAAACACATTAAACTTATCCAATCCTTTAATAGAAAATTGGGCTGTAATAGTTGGGCTTGTTATTTCTATTTTTTATCTGCGTTTAGGCTTTTGGTATTTTATAGAAATGTCTTTGATAATTTTTATAGCAATTGCAGCTAATTTTTGGCTCGGTAATCAAGTAAACTTGCTTTTCGCTTCTTTAATTATTTTTGTTTTAGCTTGGATCGGGCAGTTTTATGGACATAAAGTAGAAGGTGCTAAACCATCATTCTTAAAAGATTTAGAATTTTTATTGATTGGTCCTTTATGGGTAATACAAAAATTAGGAAAGAAAAAATAA
- a CDS encoding tRNA-binding protein: protein MKEEITFEDFLKVDIRIGTIIEVNDFPKARKPAYQLKIDFGALGIKKSSAQITDLYTKEDLLNKQVAVVVNFKPRQIANFMSECLVIGVYNTAGDVVLLQASKEIKNGEQVN, encoded by the coding sequence ATGAAAGAAGAAATTACCTTTGAAGATTTTTTAAAAGTTGATATTAGAATAGGAACTATTATTGAAGTAAATGATTTTCCTAAAGCAAGAAAACCTGCCTATCAACTAAAAATTGATTTCGGCGCATTGGGCATTAAAAAGTCTAGTGCGCAAATAACAGATTTATATACAAAAGAAGATTTACTAAACAAACAAGTTGCTGTAGTTGTAAATTTTAAACCTAGACAAATTGCCAACTTTATGAGTGAATGTTTGGTGATAGGTGTTTATAATACAGCAGGAGATGTCGTTTTATTACAAGCCTCTAAAGAGATAAAAAACGGAGAGCAAGTTAATTAG
- a CDS encoding YqaE/Pmp3 family membrane protein: MSFIRVLLAIFFPPLSVIDKGCGSFFIIFLLTLCGWIPGVIGALVILNNPKN, translated from the coding sequence ATGAGTTTTATAAGAGTATTACTTGCTATTTTCTTTCCGCCACTTTCTGTGATAGATAAAGGTTGTGGTTCTTTCTTTATTATTTTTTTACTAACGCTTTGCGGATGGATTCCTGGAGTAATCGGAGCTTTAGTTATTTTAAATAATCCGAAGAATTAA
- a CDS encoding lipocalin family protein produces the protein MKKFLCIVLFISVAIACKSTSAVSTKLDNKTERILKGNFTMTAVDFPGSDFLNVTSFYIADSKCFVGSDWSFVSNNNKGEMALTSLSTSCKEFSSPITWYLNKDGKFVLKIINDYKAKEVNNGFVLDIINVTESSFQLVDQINVAGQTKDITYSFQRK, from the coding sequence ATGAAAAAATTTTTATGTATTGTTTTATTTATTTCAGTAGCTATTGCATGTAAATCTACCTCTGCAGTTAGTACCAAATTAGACAATAAAACCGAACGTATTTTAAAAGGAAATTTTACAATGACTGCTGTTGACTTTCCTGGATCAGACTTTTTAAATGTAACTTCTTTTTACATAGCAGACTCTAAATGTTTTGTTGGTAGTGACTGGAGTTTTGTTTCTAATAACAATAAAGGAGAAATGGCACTTACTAGCCTAAGTACTTCTTGTAAAGAATTTAGCTCTCCAATAACTTGGTACCTAAATAAAGATGGAAAATTTGTTTTAAAAATCATTAACGACTACAAAGCAAAAGAAGTAAATAACGGTTTTGTTTTAGATATTATAAATGTAACAGAATCAAGCTTCCAATTGGTAGACCAAATTAACGTTGCAGGACAAACAAAAGATATTACTTACTCTTTTCAAAGAAAATAA
- a CDS encoding OmpA family protein — MKKSIIYSLSVLFITASMLTSCEAVKNANNTQKGAGIGTAAGAILGAVIGNNVGNGKNSELGAVLGGVIGGVTGGVIGNKMDKQAREIEEAIPGAEVERVGEGIMLTLGENAVRFDTNKATLSASAQANLEKLVPIFNSYENTNIVIYGYTDSTGSVEYNQTLSAKRANSVKEYLTTKGLENARFETKGLGVNDPIATNETAEGRSQNRRVEFAIVANEQMIQEAQKEAGN, encoded by the coding sequence ATGAAAAAATCAATAATTTATAGTTTATCAGTATTATTTATAACAGCAAGCATGCTTACCTCTTGTGAAGCTGTTAAAAATGCAAACAACACACAAAAAGGTGCCGGTATTGGTACTGCAGCAGGTGCTATTTTAGGTGCCGTAATTGGAAACAATGTTGGAAACGGTAAAAATTCTGAATTAGGCGCTGTTTTAGGTGGTGTAATTGGAGGTGTTACCGGTGGTGTAATTGGTAATAAAATGGACAAACAAGCTCGTGAAATAGAAGAAGCAATACCTGGAGCAGAAGTAGAAAGAGTTGGGGAAGGTATTATGTTAACTTTAGGTGAAAATGCCGTTAGATTTGATACTAATAAGGCAACATTATCTGCAAGTGCACAAGCAAACTTAGAAAAATTAGTTCCTATTTTTAATAGTTACGAAAACACTAATATTGTTATTTATGGTTACACAGATAGTACTGGTAGTGTTGAATACAACCAAACCTTATCTGCTAAAAGAGCAAATTCTGTAAAAGAGTACTTAACCACTAAAGGTCTTGAAAATGCAAGATTTGAAACCAAAGGTTTAGGTGTTAATGACCCTATTGCAACAAACGAAACTGCAGAAGGAAGAAGCCAAAACAGACGTGTAGAGTTTGCTATTGTTGCCAATGAACAAATGATTCAAGAAGCACAAAAAGAAGCTGGAAACTAA
- the rlmD gene encoding 23S rRNA (uracil(1939)-C(5))-methyltransferase RlmD — MPRRERNKFVKKNQVLELKIEDYAFGGKGIARIQSEEGSFVIFVPNTLPGQLVKAQISKSSKNYAEAKLIDVLEPSEDEVEVPYQDIPGAPYIQLPIDLQHQYKKESTLTLFKKIGKVANIEDLFDEFVTSPNVFHYRNKMEYGFSAIGYDRVTKRDKDEFTLGFKRRGVWWMGDNLEKDSGLFDKQLEDNLKNIRQYCIDTGLEPWHGPKKTGFFRYFVVRKSFKTDELLCNLVTTSPELENFDLQKFASFLKDIFGDRLAGLLHTINDETGDRTIATAGSLDLVYGKDKIVEELLGLNFEISMKSFFQTNPKCAEKLYSKVVEYVLEDKTKVDNTVVMDLFCGTGTIGQIVASKSENAKIVGVDIVASAIEDAEKNAKRNNIDGLKFYAADVGKFLVAHPEYKDKIKTIILDPARAGIAPKTLQKIINLNADRMVYVSCNPATQARDTELLAEAGYFIKKISLVDQFPHTSHIETVVLFEKK; from the coding sequence ATGCCACGTAGAGAACGAAATAAATTTGTAAAGAAGAATCAAGTTTTAGAATTAAAAATTGAAGATTACGCTTTTGGCGGAAAAGGGATTGCAAGAATCCAGTCTGAAGAAGGTAGTTTTGTTATTTTTGTTCCGAATACCTTGCCTGGTCAATTAGTAAAAGCACAAATAAGTAAGTCTAGTAAAAACTATGCAGAAGCGAAGTTGATAGACGTTTTAGAACCATCTGAAGATGAAGTAGAAGTTCCTTATCAAGACATTCCTGGTGCACCTTACATACAATTACCTATAGATTTACAACATCAATATAAAAAAGAAAGCACTTTAACTTTATTTAAAAAAATAGGAAAAGTAGCTAATATCGAAGATCTATTTGATGAATTTGTAACCTCTCCAAACGTATTTCATTATAGAAATAAAATGGAATATGGTTTTTCTGCTATTGGATATGATAGAGTTACAAAAAGAGATAAAGATGAGTTTACATTAGGTTTTAAAAGACGTGGTGTTTGGTGGATGGGAGATAATCTAGAAAAAGATTCTGGTTTGTTTGATAAACAACTAGAAGACAATCTAAAAAACATTCGTCAATATTGTATAGACACTGGTTTAGAACCTTGGCATGGTCCAAAAAAGACAGGTTTCTTCCGTTATTTTGTGGTAAGAAAATCTTTTAAAACAGATGAGTTGTTATGTAATTTAGTAACTACTTCTCCAGAATTAGAGAATTTCGATTTACAGAAATTTGCTTCTTTTCTAAAAGATATTTTTGGTGATCGTTTAGCTGGTTTATTACATACTATTAATGATGAAACTGGTGACAGAACCATTGCAACAGCCGGTAGTTTAGATTTAGTGTATGGTAAAGATAAAATTGTAGAAGAATTATTAGGTTTGAATTTTGAAATCAGCATGAAAAGCTTTTTTCAAACGAATCCTAAATGTGCAGAAAAATTATACTCTAAAGTTGTTGAATATGTTTTAGAAGACAAAACCAAGGTAGACAATACTGTGGTAATGGATTTATTCTGCGGAACAGGAACCATAGGGCAAATTGTAGCTTCTAAAAGTGAAAACGCAAAAATTGTTGGTGTAGATATTGTAGCTTCTGCAATTGAAGATGCAGAAAAAAATGCCAAAAGAAATAATATTGATGGATTAAAATTTTATGCAGCAGATGTTGGTAAATTCTTAGTTGCACATCCAGAATATAAAGATAAAATAAAGACCATTATTTTAGATCCTGCTAGGGCAGGAATTGCGCCTAAAACATTACAAAAAATCATCAATCTAAATGCAGATAGAATGGTATATGTTTCTTGTAACCCGGCAACTCAAGCTAGAGATACAGAGTTGTTAGCAGAAGCTGGTTATTTTATTAAAAAGATTAGTTTGGTAGATCAATTTCCGCATACAAGTCATATTGAAACAGTGGTTTTATTTGAGAAGAAATAA
- a CDS encoding 4a-hydroxytetrahydrobiopterin dehydratase → MKKLTDFEINRKLEKLHDWDYYDDALHTDFEFDNFKDCMSAMNRIAFECEALNHHPEWTNNYNTLDIKLTTHDVDGVTKLDFKLAKAINKIVEVEE, encoded by the coding sequence ATGAAAAAATTAACAGACTTCGAAATCAATAGAAAATTAGAAAAATTACATGATTGGGATTATTATGACGATGCTTTGCATACAGATTTTGAGTTCGATAACTTTAAAGATTGTATGTCTGCAATGAATAGAATTGCATTTGAATGTGAAGCTTTAAATCATCATCCAGAATGGACAAACAACTATAATACTTTAGATATTAAGTTAACAACACATGATGTTGATGGTGTCACCAAATTAGATTTTAAATTGGCTAAAGCCATCAATAAAATTGTAGAAGTTGAAGAATAG
- a CDS encoding DUF6452 family protein, which produces MKNRIYKITVVLVIGLLINTSCTKDDFCLQNPVTPNLVLRFYDDTNKESTKDVSTLYVWAEGKDTIADFNGTSLDSIYIPLNSLTTETVYKLSNGTDVDTFTITYTPKEEYVSRSCGYKITFNDVTFYSDNTWIKEFTPSTLTTLDNQNTAHVQIFH; this is translated from the coding sequence TTGAAGAATAGGATCTATAAAATAACAGTTGTTTTAGTAATTGGTTTGCTTATAAACACCTCATGTACTAAAGATGATTTCTGTTTGCAAAACCCTGTTACTCCTAATTTGGTATTGCGTTTTTATGATGACACGAATAAGGAATCTACAAAAGATGTGAGTACTTTATATGTTTGGGCAGAAGGAAAAGATACCATCGCAGATTTTAATGGTACTAGTTTAGACTCTATTTATATTCCTTTAAATAGTTTAACAACAGAAACTGTTTATAAACTTTCTAACGGAACAGATGTAGATACTTTTACCATAACTTATACTCCAAAAGAAGAATATGTATCTCGTTCTTGTGGATATAAAATTACCTTTAATGATGTTACTTTTTATTCTGATAATACTTGGATAAAAGAATTTACACCATCAACATTAACAACACTAGACAATCAAAACACAGCACATGTACAAATATTTCATTAG
- a CDS encoding DUF6048 family protein encodes MYKYFISICFLFVFVNGQSQEQKKDTLINAEKDSIVYKSKYGLRVGVDISKPILAQFNSSYSGLEIVGDYRIKKNLYLAAEVGYEEETTTEDYTNSTVKGSYLRLGVNYNVYQNWLDMNNEIFIGARYGFSLFDQTLNTYTPNVNSVYFPADEITSSVSATDLNVHWTEFIIGLKVETFNNFFVSFSGSYKISISVKEPDNFETLYAPGFNRVFDSGTGFGFNYTLTYLIPFKKK; translated from the coding sequence ATGTACAAATATTTCATTAGCATCTGTTTCCTTTTTGTTTTTGTTAATGGGCAATCTCAAGAACAGAAAAAAGACACACTTATAAATGCTGAAAAAGATTCTATTGTCTATAAATCTAAATATGGATTAAGAGTTGGTGTAGACATAAGCAAACCCATTTTGGCACAATTTAATAGTTCTTACTCTGGATTAGAAATTGTAGGAGATTATAGAATTAAAAAAAACTTATACCTTGCTGCAGAAGTTGGTTACGAAGAAGAAACAACTACTGAAGACTATACAAACTCGACTGTAAAAGGAAGTTATTTAAGACTTGGTGTTAACTATAATGTCTACCAAAATTGGTTAGACATGAACAATGAAATCTTTATAGGAGCTCGTTATGGTTTTAGTCTTTTCGATCAAACTTTAAACACTTACACACCCAACGTTAATTCAGTATATTTCCCTGCAGATGAAATAACCTCATCTGTGTCAGCTACAGATTTAAATGTACATTGGACAGAGTTTATAATAGGTTTAAAAGTAGAAACCTTTAATAATTTCTTCGTTTCTTTTAGCGGTTCTTATAAGATTTCTATAAGTGTAAAAGAACCAGATAATTTTGAAACTCTTTACGCACCCGGCTTTAATAGAGTATTTGATAGTGGTACAGGTTTCGGATTTAACTACACACTTACCTACTTAATTCCTTTTAAGAAAAAGTAA